Proteins from a single region of Shinella zoogloeoides:
- a CDS encoding DUF475 domain-containing protein, which yields MIGNGEGKTTLSYLKWALISTVIGLALGAWLGWQTTGTLSGMATVFFICAVLAVLEISLSFDNAIVNANKLKDMTPVWQHRFLTWGIVIAVFGMRIVFPLLIVVIAAGIGPIDALVLAAREPAEYARIMNDAHLPIAAFGGTFLMMVGLTYFFNHEKDVHWIGFIEKHMARSATVKGIEIAFVLALILIFSNLLEGEAANTFVHAAVYGLLTFLAVEVVGGLLDASQKAMSEAAKGGLGAFIYLEVLDASFSFDGVIGAFALTQNLFVIAIGLGIGAMYVRSMTIMLVEKGTLAEYRYLEHGAFYAILILSVVMYCQTLVHIPEVITGLGGATLIGISLWSSIRYNRRERELEHPAGARASDRVSAQLGEQV from the coding sequence ATGATCGGCAACGGCGAAGGCAAGACCACCCTCTCCTACCTCAAATGGGCACTCATCTCGACTGTCATCGGCCTTGCGCTCGGCGCCTGGCTCGGCTGGCAGACGACCGGAACGCTTTCCGGCATGGCGACCGTCTTCTTCATCTGCGCCGTTCTCGCGGTGCTGGAGATTTCGCTCTCTTTCGACAATGCCATCGTGAACGCCAACAAGCTCAAGGACATGACGCCGGTCTGGCAGCACCGGTTCCTGACCTGGGGCATCGTCATCGCCGTCTTCGGCATGCGCATCGTCTTCCCGCTGCTGATCGTCGTCATCGCCGCCGGCATCGGCCCGATCGACGCGCTCGTCCTCGCAGCCCGCGAGCCGGCAGAATATGCCCGCATCATGAATGACGCGCACCTGCCCATCGCGGCCTTCGGCGGCACGTTCCTGATGATGGTCGGCCTCACCTACTTCTTCAACCATGAGAAGGACGTGCACTGGATCGGCTTCATCGAGAAGCACATGGCGCGCTCGGCGACCGTCAAGGGCATCGAGATCGCCTTCGTTCTGGCGCTCATCCTTATCTTCTCGAACCTGCTGGAAGGCGAAGCCGCCAATACATTCGTGCATGCCGCGGTCTACGGCCTCCTCACCTTCCTTGCCGTGGAAGTCGTCGGCGGCCTGCTGGACGCCTCGCAGAAGGCGATGTCGGAAGCGGCCAAGGGCGGCCTCGGCGCCTTCATCTATCTTGAAGTGCTCGACGCCAGCTTCTCCTTCGACGGCGTGATCGGCGCCTTCGCGCTGACGCAGAACCTCTTCGTCATCGCCATCGGCCTCGGCATCGGCGCCATGTATGTGCGCTCCATGACGATCATGCTGGTGGAGAAGGGCACGCTGGCCGAATACCGCTACCTGGAGCATGGCGCGTTCTACGCGATCCTGATCCTCTCGGTGGTCATGTATTGCCAGACGCTGGTGCATATTCCCGAGGTCATCACCGGCCTTGGCGGCGCGACGCTGATCGGCATCTCGCTCTGGTCCTCGATCCGCTACAACAGGCGCGAGCGGGAACTGGAGCATCCGGCCGGCGCGCGTGCAAGCGACCGTGTATCCGCCCAGCTCGGCGAACAGGTCTGA
- a CDS encoding tripartite tricarboxylate transporter permease translates to MGTFEFLLQGIAVAAQPMNLLYALIGVTLGTAVGVLPGIGPALTVALLLPVTYKLDPAGSLIMFAGIYYGGMYGGSTTSILLNTPGESASVVTALEGNKMARAGRGGPALATAAIGSFVAGLIATLGLAFIAPFVVKFALSFGPREYFALMVLAFVTVSAAFGDSTLRGLTALFVGLGLAVIGIDQQTGQARLSFGIPDLLDGIEVTTLAVAMFAIGETLYVACQGDRIPDKVEAVKGSVWMSAQDWARSWKPWLRGTFIGFPIGAMPAGGADIASFLSYSTEKQFSKYKDEFGKGAIEGVAGPEAANNASAAGTLVPLLSLGLPTTATAAIMLAGFQQYGLQPGPLLFATNPQLVWGLIASLLIANFMLLVLNLPLIGLWVKLLTIPKPWLYAGILLFATLGTIGANPSVFELGMLLTFGLLGFAMRIFGYPIAPVVVGLILGPMAEQQLRRALAISQGDVTALFMSPIAAVLFGLAFLAVVVPLILRARGKGEVLSQFAANED, encoded by the coding sequence ATGGGTACTTTCGAATTCCTGCTGCAGGGCATTGCCGTCGCCGCCCAGCCGATGAACCTGCTCTATGCGCTGATCGGCGTCACGCTCGGCACGGCCGTCGGCGTTCTGCCCGGCATCGGCCCGGCGCTGACGGTGGCGCTGCTCCTGCCCGTCACCTACAAGCTCGATCCGGCCGGCTCGCTCATCATGTTCGCCGGCATCTATTACGGCGGCATGTATGGCGGCTCGACGACCTCGATCCTGCTCAACACGCCGGGTGAAAGCGCCTCCGTCGTCACCGCGCTCGAGGGCAACAAGATGGCCCGCGCCGGCCGCGGCGGCCCGGCGCTTGCGACGGCGGCCATCGGCTCCTTCGTCGCCGGCCTCATCGCCACGCTCGGCCTTGCCTTCATCGCGCCCTTCGTCGTCAAGTTCGCGCTTTCCTTCGGCCCGCGCGAATATTTCGCGCTGATGGTGCTCGCCTTCGTGACGGTCTCGGCCGCCTTCGGCGATTCCACGCTGCGCGGCCTTACTGCCCTCTTCGTCGGCCTCGGCCTTGCCGTCATCGGTATCGACCAGCAGACCGGGCAGGCGCGGCTCTCCTTCGGCATTCCCGATCTTCTCGACGGTATCGAGGTGACGACGCTGGCCGTTGCCATGTTCGCCATCGGCGAGACGCTCTACGTCGCCTGTCAGGGCGACCGCATTCCCGACAAGGTGGAGGCGGTCAAGGGTTCGGTCTGGATGAGTGCGCAGGACTGGGCGCGCTCGTGGAAGCCGTGGCTGCGCGGCACCTTCATCGGCTTCCCCATCGGCGCCATGCCGGCGGGCGGCGCGGATATTGCAAGCTTCCTATCCTATTCGACGGAAAAGCAGTTCTCCAAATACAAGGACGAATTCGGCAAGGGCGCCATCGAGGGTGTGGCGGGGCCGGAGGCGGCCAACAATGCGTCGGCCGCCGGCACGCTCGTGCCGCTGCTCTCACTCGGCCTGCCGACGACGGCGACGGCGGCCATCATGCTTGCCGGCTTCCAGCAATACGGTCTCCAGCCGGGGCCGCTGCTCTTTGCGACCAATCCGCAACTCGTCTGGGGCCTCATCGCCAGCCTGCTCATCGCCAATTTCATGCTGCTGGTGCTGAACCTGCCGCTGATCGGCCTCTGGGTGAAGCTGCTGACCATCCCCAAGCCCTGGCTCTATGCCGGCATCCTGCTCTTCGCCACGCTCGGCACCATCGGCGCCAATCCGTCGGTCTTCGAGCTGGGCATGCTGCTCACCTTCGGCCTGCTTGGCTTTGCCATGCGCATCTTCGGCTATCCGATCGCGCCGGTCGTCGTCGGCCTCATCCTCGGGCCTATGGCCGAGCAGCAGTTGCGCCGGGCGCTGGCGATCAGCCAGGGCGACGTGACGGCGCTCTTCATGTCGCCCATCGCCGCCGTGCTCTTCGGCCTCGCCTTCCTCGCCGTCGTGGTGCCGCTCATCCTGCGGGCGCGCGGCAAGGGCGAAGTCCTCTCGCAGTTCGCGGCGAACGAAGACTGA
- a CDS encoding tripartite tricarboxylate transporter TctB family protein, which produces MSEVPSSHEKRRPDRAALVIAPVLFLLAGIIWWDAGRLAEMSNYSRIGPATVPHVVAIGLALLAVWTAFEAWRGDFPEREPVEIQPVVMIVAGLAGQMLLLKTAGFSIATGVLFALTAFGFGRRKLWISLPIGIGFSFVVYIIFGRFLQLSLPAGPLEHLFF; this is translated from the coding sequence ATGAGCGAGGTCCCGTCCTCTCACGAAAAGCGCCGCCCCGACAGGGCGGCGCTGGTCATCGCGCCGGTGCTCTTCCTGCTTGCCGGCATCATCTGGTGGGATGCCGGCCGCCTTGCGGAAATGAGCAACTATTCCCGCATCGGCCCCGCCACCGTGCCCCATGTGGTCGCCATCGGCCTTGCGCTGCTCGCCGTCTGGACCGCCTTCGAAGCCTGGCGCGGCGATTTCCCCGAGCGCGAGCCGGTCGAAATCCAGCCGGTCGTGATGATCGTCGCCGGCCTTGCCGGGCAGATGCTGCTCCTGAAGACCGCGGGCTTTTCCATCGCCACCGGCGTGCTCTTCGCGCTGACGGCCTTCGGCTTCGGCCGGCGCAAGCTCTGGATCTCGCTGCCCATCGGCATCGGCTTCAGCTTCGTCGTCTACATCATCTTCGGCCGCTTCCTGCAGCTTTCGCTGCCTGCGGGGCCGCTCGAGCACCTGTTCTTCTGA
- a CDS encoding Bug family tripartite tricarboxylate transporter substrate binding protein, with protein sequence MKHFFLASIIAGALALPAFAADYSIMAPAGPGGGWDQTARSLQTVLQDEKISGAVQVVNVPGAGGTIGLAQFASQNSGNPNALIVGGYVMVGAILTNQSPVSLKDVTPIARLTGEYEAIVVPAASPIQNMEDLVKALKADPGAVSWAGGSAGGTDHITAGLIAKAAGVDPTKINYVAYSGGGEALAAILGNQVTAGISGYGEFEAQVKAGTLRLIAISSAERVEGIDAPTIKEGGLDVVVENWRMVAAAPGLSAEQVAAVNADIEKVVNSAAWKDILTTKGWQNTYLAGDAFKAQLDKDVAATESILKDIGLVK encoded by the coding sequence TTGAAACACTTCTTCCTGGCATCGATCATCGCCGGCGCTCTCGCGCTTCCGGCCTTCGCCGCCGATTATTCGATCATGGCGCCGGCCGGTCCGGGCGGCGGCTGGGACCAGACGGCCCGCTCGCTGCAGACGGTTCTTCAGGATGAGAAGATTTCCGGCGCCGTTCAGGTCGTCAATGTTCCGGGCGCCGGCGGCACGATCGGCCTCGCCCAGTTCGCCAGCCAGAACAGCGGCAATCCGAACGCGCTCATCGTCGGCGGCTATGTCATGGTCGGCGCGATCCTCACCAACCAGTCGCCGGTCTCCCTCAAGGACGTGACGCCGATCGCCCGCCTCACCGGCGAATATGAGGCCATCGTCGTCCCGGCCGCCTCGCCGATCCAGAACATGGAAGACCTCGTCAAGGCGCTGAAGGCCGATCCGGGCGCGGTCTCCTGGGCTGGCGGCTCTGCCGGCGGCACGGACCACATCACGGCGGGCCTCATCGCCAAGGCTGCCGGCGTCGATCCGACCAAGATCAACTATGTCGCCTATTCGGGCGGCGGCGAGGCGCTGGCCGCGATCCTCGGCAACCAGGTGACGGCCGGCATTTCCGGCTACGGCGAATTCGAAGCCCAGGTGAAGGCCGGCACGCTGCGCCTGATCGCCATCTCCAGCGCCGAGCGTGTCGAAGGCATCGACGCCCCGACCATCAAGGAAGGCGGCCTCGACGTTGTGGTCGAGAACTGGCGCATGGTCGCCGCTGCGCCCGGCCTTTCGGCCGAGCAGGTCGCCGCGGTCAACGCCGATATCGAGAAGGTCGTGAACTCCGCCGCCTGGAAGGATATCCTGACGACCAAGGGCTGGCAGAACACCTACCTTGCCGGCGATGCCTTCAAGGCGCAGCTCGACAAGGATGTCGCCGCCACGGAAAGCATCCTCAAGGACATCGGGCTCGTCAAATGA
- a CDS encoding ABC transporter substrate-binding protein produces MRLVLILLAILAAAFPALAEPTFFAARDGNADAPVLVVYSSLDEPLARPMIRGFQEANPDVAVRYDEMLTGELHDRIVRETDAGGKTADFAFSSAMDLQVKLSNDGYAQRSDLPMSDRWPGWANWRNTAYALTFEPAVFVYHKPSFKGRKPPASRAEFLAYLKEQGEKVYGRIGTYDIERSGVGFLFMARDQEQFGDIWTVIQAMGAAGVKLYSTSSAILERVADGRFVLGYNILGSYAADWASRHPDVGIVLPKDYTVVMSRIGLVPQAAASPELGRRYLSFFMSKEGQEILSRELQIAAVSPEVSGSNTARTMSALLGAQLKPVPVSPGLMVYLDQVKRARLIARWNEVLRTQ; encoded by the coding sequence ATGCGCCTTGTCCTCATCCTTCTTGCGATCCTCGCCGCCGCCTTTCCCGCGCTCGCCGAGCCGACCTTTTTTGCGGCGCGCGACGGCAATGCGGACGCGCCGGTGCTCGTCGTCTATTCCTCGCTGGACGAGCCGCTCGCCCGGCCGATGATCCGGGGCTTTCAGGAAGCCAATCCGGATGTCGCCGTGCGCTACGACGAGATGCTGACGGGGGAATTGCACGACCGCATCGTGCGCGAGACGGATGCGGGCGGGAAGACGGCGGATTTCGCCTTCTCCTCGGCGATGGACCTGCAGGTCAAGCTCAGCAACGACGGCTATGCCCAGCGCAGCGATCTGCCGATGAGCGACCGCTGGCCGGGCTGGGCCAACTGGCGCAACACGGCCTATGCGCTGACCTTCGAGCCGGCGGTCTTCGTCTATCACAAGCCGAGCTTCAAGGGCCGCAAGCCGCCGGCCTCGCGCGCGGAATTCCTCGCCTATCTCAAGGAGCAGGGCGAGAAGGTCTATGGCCGCATCGGCACCTACGATATCGAGCGCTCGGGCGTCGGCTTCCTCTTCATGGCGCGCGACCAGGAGCAGTTCGGCGATATCTGGACGGTGATCCAGGCGATGGGCGCGGCCGGGGTCAAGCTCTATTCGACCAGTTCGGCCATTCTGGAGCGCGTGGCGGATGGCCGCTTCGTGCTCGGCTACAACATTCTCGGCTCCTATGCCGCGGACTGGGCCTCGCGCCATCCCGATGTCGGCATCGTGCTGCCGAAGGATTATACGGTCGTCATGTCGCGCATCGGCCTCGTGCCGCAGGCGGCGGCCTCGCCGGAACTCGGGCGGCGCTACCTCTCCTTCTTCATGTCGAAGGAGGGGCAGGAAATCCTGTCGCGCGAATTGCAGATCGCCGCCGTCAGCCCCGAAGTCTCCGGCTCCAACACGGCGCGCACGATGAGCGCGCTGCTCGGCGCGCAGTTGAAGCCGGTGCCCGTCAGCCCCGGCCTGATGGTCTATCTCGACCAGGTCAAGCGCGCGCGGTTGATCGCCCGCTGGAACGAGGTCCTGCGCACGCAATAG
- a CDS encoding response regulator has product MRILLVEDNEALADGLSAILKGTGHAVDVVRDGASADAAIASENFDLVILDLTLPEMDGLDVLRAMRARSSKASVLILTARGAPEERVRGLDLGADDYMIKPFDISEFEARVRMLLRRQAGLRSAAITFGGVALDLNSRTFSAEGAPLDIPARELGLLEILFMRAGKVVAKEAIMQSLAAFDDDLSANAIEQYVSRLRKRLAPHGLTVRTARGIGYYLDKASAA; this is encoded by the coding sequence GTGCGCATTCTACTGGTCGAGGACAACGAAGCCCTGGCGGATGGCCTGTCCGCCATCCTCAAGGGCACCGGCCATGCGGTGGACGTGGTGCGCGACGGCGCCTCCGCCGACGCCGCCATCGCGTCTGAAAATTTCGACCTCGTCATCCTCGACCTGACGCTGCCGGAAATGGACGGTCTCGACGTGCTGCGCGCCATGCGCGCGCGCTCCAGCAAGGCTTCAGTGCTGATCCTGACGGCGCGCGGCGCGCCGGAGGAGCGGGTGCGCGGCCTCGATCTCGGCGCCGACGACTATATGATCAAGCCCTTCGACATTTCCGAATTCGAGGCGCGCGTGCGCATGCTGCTGCGCCGGCAGGCGGGCCTGCGTTCCGCCGCCATCACCTTTGGCGGCGTCGCGCTCGACCTCAATTCGCGCACCTTCTCGGCCGAGGGCGCGCCGCTCGACATTCCCGCCCGCGAACTCGGCCTCCTCGAAATCCTCTTCATGCGCGCCGGCAAGGTGGTCGCCAAGGAGGCGATCATGCAGTCGCTCGCCGCCTTCGACGACGACCTTTCCGCCAACGCCATCGAGCAATATGTGAGCCGGCTAAGAAAGCGCCTTGCCCCGCATGGCCTGACCGTGCGCACGGCCCGCGGCATCGGCTATTATCTCGACAAGGCGAGCGCGGCTTGA
- a CDS encoding sensor histidine kinase → MTLFPTSSLRRRLLLWLLVSTAVIGTVALVDTYNEAVKTANTVSDRVLAGSALAIAERVVVTENGTLEVDIPYVALEMLTSAAQDRVFYRVDGPPGRFITGYQTLPTIAATEGRSIGFADATFRGEPIRIAVLQRSASTGINSVPFAVTVAETTIARRQLTQTILLRSALRLAMMIAGAAIIVWIAVTVSLRPLYRLSDAIAERNPNDLHPIEQRVPSEVQGLVDTVNSFMVRLQSALDALRHFSGNASHQLRTPLAIIRTQLALASRAGTLEEAQEAAQKGDAAVAHAERILAQLLLMAKIDAAGSNEPQKPAPIDIASLAQQLTADRVPAAADAGIDLGYEGDGPVPARAEPLLFGELLRNLMENAIAYAGPGAEVTVSVRATADGALLTVEDNGPGIAPERRNLVRQRFSRGEHRDAPGMGLGLPIVEEIAALFDAAMTLEDGPGGRGLRVAIRFPAAA, encoded by the coding sequence TTGACCCTCTTCCCCACCTCCTCGCTGCGCCGCCGCCTCCTTCTCTGGCTGCTCGTCTCGACGGCGGTGATCGGCACCGTCGCCCTCGTCGATACCTATAACGAGGCGGTCAAGACGGCGAACACCGTCTCCGACCGCGTGCTCGCCGGCTCGGCGCTCGCCATCGCCGAGCGTGTCGTGGTGACGGAGAACGGCACGCTGGAGGTGGACATCCCCTATGTCGCGCTGGAAATGCTGACCTCGGCGGCGCAGGACCGCGTCTTCTACCGCGTCGACGGCCCGCCCGGCCGCTTCATCACCGGCTACCAGACCCTGCCGACCATCGCGGCCACGGAGGGCCGGTCCATCGGCTTTGCGGATGCGACCTTCCGCGGCGAGCCGATCCGCATCGCCGTGCTGCAACGCTCGGCCTCGACGGGCATCAACTCCGTGCCTTTCGCCGTGACGGTGGCCGAAACCACCATCGCCCGCCGCCAGCTCACCCAGACGATCCTCCTGCGCTCGGCGCTGCGTCTCGCCATGATGATCGCGGGCGCCGCCATCATCGTCTGGATCGCCGTCACCGTCTCGCTGCGCCCGCTCTATCGCCTCAGCGACGCCATCGCCGAGCGCAACCCCAACGACCTGCATCCCATCGAGCAGCGCGTGCCGAGCGAGGTGCAGGGCCTCGTCGATACCGTCAATTCCTTCATGGTGCGCCTGCAATCGGCGCTCGACGCGCTGCGCCACTTCTCCGGCAATGCCAGCCACCAGCTCCGCACGCCGCTCGCCATCATCCGCACGCAACTTGCGCTCGCCAGCCGCGCCGGCACGCTGGAAGAGGCGCAGGAGGCCGCGCAGAAGGGCGACGCCGCCGTCGCCCATGCCGAACGCATCCTCGCCCAGCTTCTGTTGATGGCGAAGATCGACGCCGCCGGTTCCAACGAGCCGCAGAAACCCGCGCCCATCGACATCGCCTCCCTCGCCCAGCAGCTTACCGCCGACCGCGTGCCCGCCGCGGCGGATGCCGGCATCGACCTCGGCTATGAGGGCGACGGCCCGGTTCCGGCCCGCGCCGAACCGCTGCTTTTCGGCGAACTCCTGCGCAATCTCATGGAAAACGCCATCGCCTATGCCGGTCCCGGCGCGGAGGTGACGGTGAGCGTGCGCGCCACCGCCGACGGCGCGCTGCTGACCGTCGAGGACAACGGCCCGGGCATCGCCCCCGAGCGGCGGAACCTCGTGCGCCAGCGCTTCTCGCGCGGCGAGCATCGCGATGCGCCGGGCATGGGGCTGGGCCTGCCCATCGTGGAGGAGATCGCCGCCCTCTTCGATGCGGCGATGACGCTGGAGGACGGTCCGGGCGGGCGCGGGCTTCGTGTGGCGATCCGCTTTCCCGCCGCCGCTTAG
- a CDS encoding LysE family translocator: MTGSMLFGAFMAALLYVLIPGPAFLALLGIGAGQGRKAGALFMGGHLAGDLVWSSLALVAIVGAKTIGTMVFDVLGLFCGFYLAWIGWSALRAKARQDGAAVMTVERPLRRGLIFGLTNPKGYPVALATFTALLASSSNALDFDALPALLGVSFLGFLVADVILIAIIGARMVRTFYRRHELAIVRMSGLLFMGFAVQAVWHAAPGLLGWRKP, encoded by the coding sequence ATGACCGGTTCGATGCTATTCGGCGCCTTCATGGCTGCTCTGCTCTATGTGCTTATCCCCGGCCCGGCCTTTCTCGCCTTGCTCGGCATCGGCGCCGGCCAGGGGCGCAAGGCGGGGGCCCTGTTCATGGGCGGGCACCTTGCGGGCGACCTCGTCTGGTCGAGCCTCGCCCTTGTCGCCATCGTCGGCGCCAAGACGATCGGTACCATGGTCTTCGATGTGCTCGGCCTCTTCTGCGGCTTCTATCTGGCCTGGATCGGCTGGTCGGCGCTGCGCGCGAAGGCCCGGCAGGACGGCGCGGCCGTGATGACGGTGGAGCGGCCGCTGAGACGCGGGCTGATCTTCGGCCTGACCAACCCGAAGGGTTATCCGGTGGCGCTCGCCACCTTCACGGCCCTGCTCGCCAGTTCCTCCAATGCGCTCGATTTCGATGCCTTGCCGGCGCTGCTTGGCGTGTCGTTCCTCGGCTTCCTCGTCGCGGATGTCATCCTGATCGCCATTATCGGCGCGCGCATGGTGCGCACCTTCTACCGGCGGCACGAGCTGGCGATCGTGCGCATGTCCGGCCTGCTCTTCATGGGCTTTGCCGTGCAGGCCGTCTGGCACGCGGCGCCCGGCCTTCTCGGCTGGCGGAAGCCCTAG
- a CDS encoding MarR family winged helix-turn-helix transcriptional regulator: MISRPDPDALGFVLIDVARMLRSAFERRIATAGLGLTPGEARALVRIATLEGSRQLEIAQRMGIEPMTLSTYLDRLQSLGFIERRADPADRRAKLIFTTPAANALIASIRVEQMELMQHVTSGIGEAELDLMGERLKRLRANLSALEEDSTALTLARETGR; this comes from the coding sequence ATGATCTCACGCCCCGATCCCGACGCCCTCGGTTTCGTCCTCATCGACGTTGCCCGCATGCTGCGTAGCGCCTTCGAGCGCCGCATCGCCACCGCCGGCCTCGGCCTCACGCCGGGCGAAGCACGCGCCCTCGTGCGCATCGCCACACTGGAGGGCAGCCGCCAGCTCGAGATCGCCCAGCGCATGGGTATCGAGCCGATGACGCTCTCCACCTATCTGGATCGCCTCCAGAGCCTCGGCTTCATCGAGCGCCGCGCGGATCCGGCGGATCGGCGCGCCAAGCTGATCTTCACCACGCCCGCCGCCAACGCGCTGATCGCAAGCATCCGCGTCGAGCAGATGGAGCTGATGCAGCATGTGACAAGCGGCATCGGCGAGGCGGAGCTGGACCTGATGGGCGAGCGACTGAAACGCCTGCGCGCCAATCTCTCCGCGCTGGAGGAGGACAGCACCGCCCTGACGCTGGCAAGGGAGACCGGCCGGTGA
- a CDS encoding multidrug effflux MFS transporter produces the protein MSERRTSIISAFLVALGPVSMALYTPAMPELVHAFSSTESAIKLTLSFYFAGFALSQLVSGTMSDVLGRRKTTLIFMTVYLAGSLMAAFAPSVGALLAGRLVQGIGASVGMTVSRAIVRDQFTGTEAARIMNMVGMMLAIGPAVSPTLGGFALGLFGWQSIFFLMVGFALAACGAVYFCMAETTTPDPAKGRIGPILRGYRDLATSSRFVSATLVMAGAVGALYGQATMLPFVLIDRVGLTPTQFGVGMLMQSGFFFAGTVVVRLLMRRMTPARIVVPGLTFIGIASVLIACASHLLETPTFLSVMGPVGLYAFGIAFVMPYMMTAAMEPFPHIAGSASAAMGFVQMGSGFLAGLIAAAIGLPLFAFGTIIPSMGLMAILSYLWYRAVCGRDARLATEPAE, from the coding sequence ATGAGCGAGCGCCGCACGAGCATCATCAGCGCCTTCCTCGTGGCGCTCGGCCCCGTTTCCATGGCGCTCTACACGCCCGCCATGCCGGAGCTGGTGCATGCCTTCTCCTCCACGGAATCGGCGATCAAGCTGACCCTTTCCTTCTATTTCGCGGGCTTCGCCCTCTCACAACTCGTCTCCGGCACCATGTCGGACGTGCTCGGCCGGCGCAAGACGACGCTGATCTTCATGACCGTCTACCTCGCCGGCAGCCTCATGGCCGCCTTCGCCCCCAGCGTCGGCGCGCTGCTGGCCGGCCGTCTCGTGCAGGGCATCGGCGCCTCCGTCGGCATGACGGTCTCGCGCGCCATCGTGCGCGACCAGTTCACCGGCACCGAAGCCGCCCGCATCATGAACATGGTGGGCATGATGCTCGCCATCGGCCCGGCCGTCTCGCCCACGCTCGGCGGCTTCGCCCTCGGCCTGTTCGGCTGGCAGTCGATCTTCTTCCTGATGGTGGGTTTTGCGCTTGCCGCCTGCGGCGCGGTTTATTTCTGCATGGCCGAGACGACGACCCCCGACCCCGCCAAGGGCCGCATCGGCCCGATCCTGCGTGGCTACCGCGATCTTGCGACCAGCAGCCGTTTCGTCTCCGCCACGCTCGTCATGGCCGGCGCGGTCGGCGCACTCTACGGCCAGGCGACCATGCTGCCCTTCGTGCTGATCGACCGCGTCGGCCTGACGCCCACCCAGTTCGGCGTCGGCATGCTCATGCAATCCGGCTTCTTCTTCGCCGGAACGGTCGTCGTGCGCCTCCTGATGCGCAGGATGACGCCCGCCCGCATCGTCGTTCCCGGCCTCACCTTCATCGGCATCGCCAGCGTGCTGATCGCCTGCGCCTCGCACCTTCTGGAAACTCCGACCTTCCTCAGCGTCATGGGTCCGGTCGGCCTCTATGCCTTCGGCATCGCCTTCGTGATGCCCTACATGATGACCGCCGCCATGGAACCCTTCCCGCATATCGCCGGCTCGGCATCGGCAGCCATGGGCTTCGTCCAGATGGGGTCGGGCTTCCTCGCCGGCCTGATCGCCGCCGCCATCGGCCTGCCCCTCTTCGCCTTCGGCACCATCATTCCCTCGATGGGCCTGATGGCGATCCTCTCCTACCTCTGGTATCGCGCGGTCTGCGGCCGCGACGCCCGGCTTGCGACGGAACCGGCGGAATAA